The window AATGTATGCAGATGTCGTAATCTGCGCTGAAGGTGCAAACTCCTTGATTGCTGAAAAAGCAGGTCTGAAAAAGAAACCTGAACCTCATGATATGGTAACAGGAGTAAAGGAAGTAATAGCTCTCCCTTCTGCTGTCATCGAAGACCGTTTTGGTGTATCTGGTAATGAAGGTGTGGCAATCGAGTATTTTGGTAAAGCCGTTGACGGTATGGTTGGGGGCGCATTTATTTATACAAATAAAGAAAGTTTGTCTGTGGGTATATCTTGTTCGATTATTGATTTTACCAAAAAAAGAGTAAATCCAAATGATATCTTAGATAAGTTCAAAGAGCATCCTGCAATCAAAAATCTTTTAAGAGGCGGTGAAACGATTGAATATGCCGCTCATATGATTCCTGAGTTTGGATATGATAAACTCCCCCAACTTGTGGCTGATGGAATAATGCTTGTTGGCGACACAGCAGGATTTGTCAATACTTCCCACTATCATGAAGGCTCAAACCTTGCAATGGCTTCAGGTGTAATGGCAGGAGAGACAGCCGTTGTTGCAAAGCAAAAGGGCGATTATTCAGCAGAAACACTTTCTCTCTATGTAGATAAGCTGAATGACAGCTTCGTAATGAAGGACCTTAAGAAGTTTAGAAAAACGGCAAAGTTTTTACATGAAAATCCTCAAGTCTTGAATGATTATCCCACACAAATGGTTGATACTTTAGTGGAATACTTTACAATCAGCGAAAAACCGAAAGAGGAAATCCGCAAGGATGTAATTGGCGGGTTGATAAAAGATGTGAGATTTATTAGAATGTTATGGGATATGAATAAAGCAAGAAAGGTGATGTTATGAAGATAGAGGATGCATTGAAAGAGCTAAAGAAACTAAGTCTTGAAGATAAACTTTTTACAGTAAAATACAATCTTTCAAAGGATAGCCACATCGAAATCAATCATGAGATTTGTCCAAAATGTTCTACTGAAAGGGTATGCCTTACAATCTGTCCTGCAAAGGTTTATGAAGAGGAAGAGGGGAGTGACAAGGTGCATATCTCATTTGAAAACTGTCTTGAATGCGGCACATGTAGAATTGCATGCACAGACAATGCAATAGATTGGCAATGTCCTCAAGGTGGAATGGGCGTTTGCTATCGCTGTGGATAATTTTTTTAGAAATTTTAAATAATTTCCCCACCGTGCCCCATGAATTTTTTTCGAAGTAATGCAGGGCTGCCATCGTTTATCATTTGACACAGTCCATTATTATCCGTCAAAAAAGAAACGCATTAAAATTCCCCTACCTGAAAAATTCAAGACCAAAACAAAAAAAATTTATTTAAAAATCAGTAAGTTAGTTAGTATAATAAAAAAAATTTTTTTTTGGCACAAATTTTGCCTATTCAAAAGCGTTCAACTGCTATTTTTAACTAAACCAAGAAAGGTATATGATGAAAAGAATTGATGTCACATTAACATTATTGATTGTAGCTTTTTTATTGTTACCTTTTATTGCAAGAAAAAGCTTTGCAAATGGTTTTATCATCGGCGAGCAGGACGCAGAGGCAATGGGTGCAGGAGGAGCATTTGCAGCAAGGGCTGATAATCCTTCTGCTATCTTCTATAACCCTGCCGGTATTACCCAGCTTGATGGTATAAATGTGAAATTGGGTACAACTTTGGTTACAGTGCAAACGACATATGATAAACCGGGCGGAGGAGACAAAAGTTCGAACAAAGATAGAGTTGATACTCCTCTCTATTTTTATCTTACAGGAAAAATAAATGAAAAGTTCTCAGCAGGATTTGGTTTTTATCAGCCCTATGGCCTTGCATCTGACTGGCAGAGTAATTGGCCCGGCCGCCATATTGTTACATATGCTTTGCTTAGAACATATTTTTTTAATCCAGTATTTGCCTGGAAACCTACGGAAAAACTTTCTGTTGCTTTCGGTGTAATTGGTGCTTACTCGGATATCAATTTAAACAGCCGCCTTTCATATAGAAAGATAGCAGAAGCAAATGGCACAACGCTTCCTAAAGGTTTTTTGGAAGGTGTTGAGGGACATTCAAGATTGCGCGGAGATGGCGGCGGCGCAGGAGTAAATGCAGGTTTTTTATATAGGATAAATAACAAGGTAAAGTTTGGGTTATCCTATCGCTCTCCTGTAAGAATAAGATACTTTGGAAGGGCTGAATTTAGGAAAGCTGATAGTTCGTTGAGCCCTCTTGTTGCTGTAGTCAATGCCTTGAATTATAATTCAGATGTGGCATCAAAGATTACAATGCCTCCTCAATTGCTAGCGGGCATTTCCTTTGCACCTAATGAAAAATTGACATTGGAATTTGATATTGATTGGCGTGGTTGGTCCCAA is drawn from Candidatus Schekmanbacteria bacterium and contains these coding sequences:
- a CDS encoding FAD-dependent oxidoreductase, with the translated sequence MGDEEILKFDAIVIGAGPSGMCAAYVMAKAGMDVAVIERGEYPGSKNLFGGILFTTILNKLIPNFWEKAPVERNVISRKFAYLTDDTQVALEFKTERYNKPPYNNTFTVLRSKFDRWFAEETESIFNENSFVFSGFTVVDVIKEGHKVVGVVTDKEGPMYADVVICAEGANSLIAEKAGLKKKPEPHDMVTGVKEVIALPSAVIEDRFGVSGNEGVAIEYFGKAVDGMVGGAFIYTNKESLSVGISCSIIDFTKKRVNPNDILDKFKEHPAIKNLLRGGETIEYAAHMIPEFGYDKLPQLVADGIMLVGDTAGFVNTSHYHEGSNLAMASGVMAGETAVVAKQKGDYSAETLSLYVDKLNDSFVMKDLKKFRKTAKFLHENPQVLNDYPTQMVDTLVEYFTISEKPKEEIRKDVIGGLIKDVRFIRMLWDMNKARKVML
- a CDS encoding 4Fe-4S dicluster domain-containing protein, translated to MKIEDALKELKKLSLEDKLFTVKYNLSKDSHIEINHEICPKCSTERVCLTICPAKVYEEEEGSDKVHISFENCLECGTCRIACTDNAIDWQCPQGGMGVCYRCG
- a CDS encoding transporter — encoded protein: MMKRIDVTLTLLIVAFLLLPFIARKSFANGFIIGEQDAEAMGAGGAFAARADNPSAIFYNPAGITQLDGINVKLGTTLVTVQTTYDKPGGGDKSSNKDRVDTPLYFYLTGKINEKFSAGFGFYQPYGLASDWQSNWPGRHIVTYALLRTYFFNPVFAWKPTEKLSVAFGVIGAYSDINLNSRLSYRKIAEANGTTLPKGFLEGVEGHSRLRGDGGGAGVNAGFLYRINNKVKFGLSYRSPVRIRYFGRAEFRKADSSLSPLVAVVNALNYNSDVASKITMPPQLLAGISFAPNEKLTLEFDIDWRGWSQFDTIRIRFKDKRVNRVDLNANWKDTITYRVGMDYKLNDNVSLRAGYAYDPSCIKNNRLDPLVPDSDKHAITVGFGYRWKKWTFDISNMALFFETASTHTAKAGFNNMFDFDAKYRTFANLTSISLSYKF